The following DNA comes from Chitinophaga nivalis.
TTCACGGGAGAAGGAACCTTGTTGAACCAGCGTACAGGCCGTACACAGGCGTAGAGGTCCAGTTCCTGGCGCATGGCCACGTTCAGGGAACGGATACCACCACCTACGGGAGTAGACAGCGGGCCTTTGATAGACACCAGATATTCTTTCAATGCTTCCAGTGTTGCTTTTGGCAGCCATTCTCCAGTCTCCTGGAAGGCTTTTTCACCCGCCAGTACTTCTTTCCATTCAATTTTCCGATCATTGCCATAGGCTTTTTCCACAGCTGCGTCAAATACACGTACACTGGCTCTCCAGATATCCGGACCAATTCCGTCGCCTTCTATAAATGGAATGATTGGGTGAGTAGGGACCTGTAACAGGCCGTTGTTCATCGATATTTTTTCTGCCGGCATAAAACGGTTTCTTTATGCGTTACGTAATGTTGTAATCGGGTGCAAAGGTAACGCATTTCAGTTTAAAGGTGGGGTATGTTATAGCCTTTTATTCTGTTAAATCTTCACAGTATATAACTTTTTGCTTATGTTAGGATTAATGTTATTTTACTGCACATTTTTTTCAACCACTCAAACATGAATACCAGCATACCACCTGTTTCTTATCTCGCCCTGGGCGATAGTTATACCATTGGTGAAAGCGTACCCGCTACGGAATGTTTTCCGGTGCAGGTTGTCAATATCCTGCGCAGCAAAGGTTTTAAGGTAGATGATCCCCGGATAGTAGCTACTACCGGATGGACGACCGATGAACTGGAACAGGGCATCCGGGAAGCACAGCTGACGGGCACCTATCGCCTGGTCACCTTATTGATTGGCGTCAATAATCAATACCGGGGATATAGCGTGGAAGCCTATAAAGCAGCATTTGAAGCCTTGCTGGAAAAAGCCATTGCTTTTGCAGATCATATACCCGCACACGTTACGGTACTGTCTATTCCCGACTGGGGGGTAACCCCTTTTGCTGCCGATCGTGACCGCCTGAAAATTGCGGCAGAAATAGATGCCTACAACGCAGCCAATAAAGCCATTGCACACCATCGGGGTGTGGCTTACCTGGATATCACTCCTTTTACCCGGGAAGCGGCGGCAGATACCAGCCTGGTGGCTGCAGACGGGCTGCATCCTTCCGGGAAGGACTATACCCGGTGGGCGACCGCACTGGCGCCTTTGTTAGCGGGTGCATTGCAGTGAGGGAAAAAATTTGTTACTTTAATGCCTAAGAAAACCCACACCAATGGAAAGCCATATCGTAAAAATTGTAGCTGTTACCCCGGTTACCCATAATGTAAAGAGATTTACAGTGGAAAAGCCGGAAGGATATCGTTTTGTACCCGGCCAGGCTACGGAAGTAGCCATCAATAAACCAGGATGGGAGGAAGAGCGCCGCCCGTTTACTTTCACCGGTCTGAATGACTGGGCTCACCTGGAATTTACCATCAAAATCTATGATGATCATCACAGTGTTACCGAACAACTGGGGTTACTCCAGGCTGGTGATGAGCTGATCCTGCATGATGTATGGGGCGCCATCCATTATAAAGGAGAAGGGGTATTTATCGCCGGCGGCGCCGGAGTGACACCTTTTATCGCCATTTTCCGGGCATTGGAGCAGGAAGGCCGGCTGGGCAACAACCGCCTGATCTGTTCCAACAAAACTGCGGCGGACATTATACTGAAAGCAGAGTTTGAACAGCTCCTGGGCCCCGGTTTTATCAACACCCTCACCCAGGAACAGGTGCCGGGGTACGATCATCAGGTGATTGATGAAGCTTATCTGAAAGCACATATAACTGATTTTCAACAATATTTTTATATCTGTGGACCTGATCCAATGGTACAACAGCTGAAAGATACCCTGACCAGGCTGGCCGGTAATGAGGCCCTGGTAACGGTTGAAATTTAGTATGTAGGTATCCGGGCAGGAGGTCAAAGGCTATGCCTGCAATGATTATTCCTGCCCTTCACCTGTTTTTTTCCATCCTTCGGATTTTTTACCGTCGTTTTCCTGCTTTTTACCGGTCGTCACACTTTATTAGCCTAATGCTCCTTGAGCAGCAATGGTAACCACCCTACTTTTGTATCATTAACAATCTAATAAATGAGAAACGAAGAAATTAACAAAGCAAAGGGAAGAAGCCGCGGAGTCGGAGGGCTGATTCTGATTATCATAGGTGCTTGCTTGTTATTGAAACGCCTTGACCTGGATATCCCTTACTGGGTTTTTTCGTGGCAGATGATTGTGATCGGTATAGGTTTACTGGTAGGTATTCAGCATGGTTTCAGAGGAGGCGCCTGGCTCATCATGGTGCTGATAGGCGGCATATTCCTGGCTGGCGATATATTGCACTGGCCCTATAATACAGCCCGGTTTATCTGGCCGGTGGTGCTGATTGTGGTAGGAGTGGTTGTACTCATTAAAAGAAACAATGTTTTTGACGATACAAAAGGAAATGGCATTTTTGGCGGCCATGGCGACTATGGAGATGATTACCACGATGACAGTCACCGGGACGATGCTAAAAAAAAGGCCGATGAATACCAGTACCAATACAGAAGCCGCTGGTACGACGGGAAATCCATGAGCAACGAAGATTCCATCAATACAACTGCTATTTTCAGTGGACTCGACCGGGTAGTGGTATCAAAAGATTTTAAAGGTGGTTTTGTCACCTCCATTTTCGGTGGCAGCGATATCAATTTTATGCAGGCAGACATCAACGGTACAGCCGTATTGGATATCACAGCTATTTTCGGTGGATGTGAAATTGTAGTGCCTTCCCACTGGACGATTAAACTGGATGACTTGACCACCATTATGGGTGGCATTGAAGACAAACGTCCGATGGAGCTGCTGAAAGCTGCCGATAAAGACAAAGTACTGGTATTGAAAGGAACCTGTGTCTGCGGCGGAGTGGAAATCAAAAGCTATCGTTAAGCGGCATCATCGTCTTTATAACTAACACATATCTCGTCCAACTTTTAAATCCTTATTATATGCATTGGTTTGTTGCGAAAGTAGTATATCAGATCATCTGTGGCAATGGTAACCATACCCCGCAGTTTGATGAACAATTAAGGCTGATCAGCGCTGTCACAAAAAAAGACGCCTGCGAAAAAGCCCGCGAAATAGGGATGCAGGAACAATACGCTTTTAAAAACCAACAACAGGAACTGGTACAATGGAAATTTATCAATGTACCGGAAGTATATACCCTGGATCAGCTGACAGATGGCATGGAATTGTATTCCCGTATCGAAGAGCCGGGAGATCCCAATTCCTACATCGCCTGGCTGCAGATGAAATCAGCCCAGCTGCAGGGGCAACAATATTTTGAGTTGAATGTATAAATGATAAATCTGCGTTTTGGCCAAACAATTATATAAAGGAAGTGCCTGGTGGGCTTTGGTAACCTCTTTCGCTGTATGGCTGTTGTTATATGCCGGGTTACTCTACTATTGGTTCGATTTCACACCTGGTATGGCATTTACCGATAGTTCTGTACACGTTATTCTCTTAGGTGCAGTATGTATTGTCATCACCCGTAATCTGGCCTATTATCGCCCGGGTGCGGGTACCATGAAGTTTGGGTATGTAGGGTTAATCAGTACGCTGCTGACAGCATTATGGGTTTTCTTCGCCCGCTGGATACTGGTAACAACCTACGAAACCGACATCGCCTATATACGCTGGCTGAATAATGCCATCCCTATCCATTACATTGTAGGGATCATGATTGTAACAGGTATTGGATTGAGAAGCCAGATCTGGTACGATGAAGCAGAAAAGCAGGATGCCCGCGAGCGAAAAGATACGGTAGAAAAGATTGCGCGTGAAGCCGAGTTGTTCAAATTACGGCAGCAACTGCAACCACACTTTTTGTTCAACAGCCTGAACTCTATCAACGCGTTGATTATGCTACGGCCCAAACAGGCCCGGGAAATGGTACTGAAACTGTCGGAGTTTCTCCGCGGATCGCTGAAACGGGAAGATGTGCAATGGGTTTCCCTGCTGGATGAACTGCAATACCTGCAGCTATACCTCGATATAGAACAGGTACGCTTCGGACATCGTTTAACCACCAACGTTATACATGATCCTTCGGCGGAAAATATGCAGATGCCACCTATGTTGCTGCAGCCGGTAGTGGAAAACGCCATTAAATTTGGTTTATACGATACCACGGAAGAAATTGCCATCACTATAAGAGCATGGGCAGCAGATGAAATGCTGTATATCGAAGTAAAGAATCCTTTCGATTACCAGATGGAGCAACCTAACAGAGGCACCGGGTTCGGATTGAAATCTATCCGCCGCCGTCTTTACCTGTTGTTTGCGCGGCAGGATCTGCTGGAAACAGCTACCCATGAAAATATTTATACCACATTAATTAAAGTACCGCAAACCCATGATAAAAGCAGTAATAATTGACGATGAGCCGCTGGCACGTGAAGTGGTAAAGGAATACCTGATGAACTTTCCGCAAATACAGGTGGTACAGGAATGTAATGATGGATTTGAAGGACTGAAAGCTATTCAGCAACATCAGCCGGATATTATTTTTCTCGACATACAGATGCCCAAGATCACCGGTTTTGAAATGCTGGAACTGGTAGAACATATGCCAGCCGTGATTTTTACCACTGCATTCGAAGAACATGCCATCCGTGCTTTTGAAGTACATGCCGTGGATTATCTGCTGAAACCTTTTTCCAGTGAACGTTTTGATAAAGCCGTACAAAAATGGCTGGACCAGCACGCTACTACACAGGCAGCCACTACAGCCCTGCTGGAAACAGCTGCTGCGGCGCCGATGCAAAGCAACCGCGTGGTAATTAAGATCAATGGCAAAATAAAAATCATTCCCGTACACGATATTCACTACCTGGAGGCAGCAGATGATTATGTGAAAATTGTGACCCAGGA
Coding sequences within:
- a CDS encoding SGNH/GDSL hydrolase family protein, translating into MNTSIPPVSYLALGDSYTIGESVPATECFPVQVVNILRSKGFKVDDPRIVATTGWTTDELEQGIREAQLTGTYRLVTLLIGVNNQYRGYSVEAYKAAFEALLEKAIAFADHIPAHVTVLSIPDWGVTPFAADRDRLKIAAEIDAYNAANKAIAHHRGVAYLDITPFTREAAADTSLVAADGLHPSGKDYTRWATALAPLLAGALQ
- a CDS encoding flavodoxin reductase, whose translation is MESHIVKIVAVTPVTHNVKRFTVEKPEGYRFVPGQATEVAINKPGWEEERRPFTFTGLNDWAHLEFTIKIYDDHHSVTEQLGLLQAGDELILHDVWGAIHYKGEGVFIAGGAGVTPFIAIFRALEQEGRLGNNRLICSNKTAADIILKAEFEQLLGPGFINTLTQEQVPGYDHQVIDEAYLKAHITDFQQYFYICGPDPMVQQLKDTLTRLAGNEALVTVEI
- a CDS encoding cell wall-active antibiotics response protein: MRNEEINKAKGRSRGVGGLILIIIGACLLLKRLDLDIPYWVFSWQMIVIGIGLLVGIQHGFRGGAWLIMVLIGGIFLAGDILHWPYNTARFIWPVVLIVVGVVVLIKRNNVFDDTKGNGIFGGHGDYGDDYHDDSHRDDAKKKADEYQYQYRSRWYDGKSMSNEDSINTTAIFSGLDRVVVSKDFKGGFVTSIFGGSDINFMQADINGTAVLDITAIFGGCEIVVPSHWTIKLDDLTTIMGGIEDKRPMELLKAADKDKVLVLKGTCVCGGVEIKSYR
- a CDS encoding DUF4288 domain-containing protein yields the protein MHWFVAKVVYQIICGNGNHTPQFDEQLRLISAVTKKDACEKAREIGMQEQYAFKNQQQELVQWKFINVPEVYTLDQLTDGMELYSRIEEPGDPNSYIAWLQMKSAQLQGQQYFELNV
- a CDS encoding sensor histidine kinase, which gives rise to MAKQLYKGSAWWALVTSFAVWLLLYAGLLYYWFDFTPGMAFTDSSVHVILLGAVCIVITRNLAYYRPGAGTMKFGYVGLISTLLTALWVFFARWILVTTYETDIAYIRWLNNAIPIHYIVGIMIVTGIGLRSQIWYDEAEKQDARERKDTVEKIAREAELFKLRQQLQPHFLFNSLNSINALIMLRPKQAREMVLKLSEFLRGSLKREDVQWVSLLDELQYLQLYLDIEQVRFGHRLTTNVIHDPSAENMQMPPMLLQPVVENAIKFGLYDTTEEIAITIRAWAADEMLYIEVKNPFDYQMEQPNRGTGFGLKSIRRRLYLLFARQDLLETATHENIYTTLIKVPQTHDKSSNN
- a CDS encoding LytR/AlgR family response regulator transcription factor, producing MIKAVIIDDEPLAREVVKEYLMNFPQIQVVQECNDGFEGLKAIQQHQPDIIFLDIQMPKITGFEMLELVEHMPAVIFTTAFEEHAIRAFEVHAVDYLLKPFSSERFDKAVQKWLDQHATTQAATTALLETAAAAPMQSNRVVIKINGKIKIIPVHDIHYLEAADDYVKIVTQEGSFLKNKTMSFFEQTLDPQQFTRVHRSYILNVNQVTRIDPYEKENHLAILRSGARVLVSKTGYPRLKAALGL